From Nerophis lumbriciformis linkage group LG13, RoL_Nlum_v2.1, whole genome shotgun sequence, one genomic window encodes:
- the tbl1x gene encoding F-box-like/WD repeat-containing protein TBL1X, with protein sequence MSITSDEVNFLVYRYLQESGFSHSAFTFGIESHISQSNINGTLVPPAALISILQKGLQYVEAEISINEDGTVFDGRPIESLSLIDAVMPDVVQTRQQAFRDKLAQQQAACTMAASTSGNQSNPPKNGDATVNGEENGTHNMNNHCESMEVDVDVEIPASKATVLRGHESEVFICAWNPVSDLLASGSGDSTARIWNLNENSNSNSTQLVLRHCIREGGQDVPSNKDVTSLDWNSDGTLLATGSYDGFARIWTKDGNLASTLGQHKGPIFALKWNKKGNSILSAGVDKTTIIWDAHTGEAKQQFPFHSAPALDVDWQNNTTFASCSTDMCIHVCRLGSDRPLKTFQGHTNEVNAIKWDPSGMLLASCSDDMTLKIWSMKQELCVHDLQAHSKEIYTIKWSPTGPGTSNPNSNIMLASASFDSTVRLWDVERGVCIHTLTKHQEPVYSVAFSPDGKHLASGSFDKCVHIWNTTTGALVHSYRGTGGIFEVCWNSTGDKVGASASDGSVCVLDLRK encoded by the exons ATGAGTATTACCAGTGACGAAGTGAACTTCTTGGTCTACAGATACCTCCAAGAATCAG GTTTCTCTCACTCAGCATTCACCTTTGGCATTGAAAGCCACATCAGCCAATCCAACATTAATGGAACACTAGTGCCCCCTGCAGCCCTCATCTCCATCCTGCAGAAAGGGCTCCAGTATGTGGAGGCAGAAATTAGCATCAATGAG GACGGAACGGTCTTCGACGGCCGGCCGATCGAGTCACTATCGCTCATCGACGCCGTGATGCCAGATGTGGTGCAGACGCGGCAGCAGGCCTTCCGCGACAAGTTGGCCCAGCAGCAGGCTGCGTGCACAATGGCGGCTTCCACCTCTGGCAACCAGTCCAACCCGCCAAAGAACGGTGACGCCACTGTCAACGGGGAGGAGAACGGCACCCACAACATGA ATAACCATTGTGAGTCCATGGAGGTGGATGTCGATGTGGAGATACCCGCCAGCAAAGCCACAGTGCTGCGAGGTCACGAGTCGGAAGTGTTCATCTGTGCATGGAACCCTGTCAGTGATCTACTTGCCTCAGG TTCGGGGGACTCCACGGCCAGGATCTGGAACCTCAACGAGAACAGCAACTCCAACTCCACCCAGCTGGTGCTGCGTCACTGTATCCGAGAAGGTGGACAGGACGTCCCCAGCAACAAAGACGTCACCTCACTAGACTGGAAT AGCGACGGCACGCTCCTGGCGACAGGATCGTACGACGGCTTCGCCAGGATATGGACAAAAGACG GAAATCTGGCGAGTACCTTGGGACAGCACAAGGGGCCCATATTTGCACTCAAGTGGAACAAGAAGGGGAACTCCATTCTCAGTGCTGGCGTAGATAAG ACGACAATCATTTGGGATGCACACACAGGAGAAGCCAAGCAGCAGTTCCCCTTCCACTCAG CTCCAGCTCTGGATGTCGACTGGCAGAACAACACCACCTTTGCCTCCTGCAGCACAGACATGTGCATCCACGTATGTCGCCTCGGAAGCGACCGGCCACTCAAGACTTTCCAGGGTCACACG aaTGAAGTTAATGCTATTAAGTGGGATCCGTCGGGAATGCTACTGGCCTCCTGCTCAGACGACATGACCTTAAAG ATCTGGAGTATGAAGCAGGAATTGTGCGTCCATGACCTCCAGGCTCACAGTAAAGAGATCTACACTATCAAGTGGAGCCCGACTGGGCCAGGCACAAGCAATCCTAACTCCAACATCATGCTCGCTAG CGCGTCGTTTGACTCGACCGTGCGGCTGTGGGACGTAGAGCGAGGAGTGTGCATCCACACACTGACCAAGCACCAAGAGCCCGTCTACAGCGTGGCCTTTAGCCCGGACGGCAAGCACCTCGCCAGCGGTTCCTTTGACAAGTGTGTTCACATTTGGAACACCACG ACCGGGGCCTTGGTGCACAGCTACAGGGGAACGGGTGGAATATTTGAAGTGTGCTGGAATAGCACAGGTGATAAAGTCGGGGCCAGTGCATCAGACGGCTCG GTGTGTGTTCTCGACCTCCGAAAATAG